The following nucleotide sequence is from Coffea eugenioides isolate CCC68of chromosome 3, Ceug_1.0, whole genome shotgun sequence.
CTTACAATTCCAGCTACTATTGTGGCATTGGAATTGTCATTTAGCATTGAAGGGTAATTGATGAGACTCATGCTTCTTTGCTTCAAGATGCAGTCGAAATTTTAATAACAATTGGTGATTCATTACTGTTACAAAGAAGAGAAATAAGTTCATAAAGTTTAAGTTTGTATAAtctgatttttttcttttttgttttttctctttaaaTCCATGTTAGAAGTCCGTTTGGTTGAGAAAGGCcaatttgatttctttctcTATGTTTATTTAGAGTTACTTGAAGAAGATTTGGGTGATTTTTCTAAAGTTCTCAAGTTAtggtgatgtatttgagtaagGTCAATccgatttcttttcttatttggtttttgtGTATTACAAATCAGTTTACAAATatatcttttcttgtttttgttgtagAAAGTTGGGAAACTTGAGAGTCGTGAAGGGTGTTGACATCTGCAATATAGTTGAAAATGTTGTAACTTCAAAATTGCATTAAGTATTTTTAAAAATGCCTGGATGAAGTATTTGAGTATTTAATGCTTAATTGGACCTTTTAGAAGTTGTAAATTGTTCTATGTCTACTGATACTGGCTTTGGATTGACTTGGAAGATAATTTGTGATTGGCTTACTATGTTGAGCAATTTGTGATTTTTAATCCACAAAAATGTTGTTTTTAATTCTTAGAGAGTCGAGTTTGAAATGGTGATTGTGTGAGGACCCggaaattttcttatattttattttatttctttgaatgcattttctttactttaaattattCCCTTAATTTCCtcaatatttttataagtgagtctaggttttcaaatcattttcttggtgTAAGTTAGTACATGTtgagtttgaagtgcattatggaagtgggacccgctagtgtggtaAGTGTGATAATTTTGACGACTAGGTGGAGTTTGgcataaagggatattattttataaggtactaagaaataattagaggttaaCTAGATAGATTAGCTTTGGAAGACAAGAAGATGAGAACAAAACCCTAAGGCGCCATTTGTCACGAAACCgttagaagttggactttgatcacacctttcttacctttactaaacacaaaatttgaccaaaattccttCCATTAGCATCTTGTCTTGGCAGAAAAttttgagaggaaaaacaagagagagaactccatcttcaacttcaatttctagcttgaatcttgagttttagccaacaactttgcaaactactccatacaaaGTGCTAACTAAGGAAgattaaaggtgttggtggagtgattttggaggaagaaaccctaagcttccatctttcttggAGGTACAAGGTAACTTTGGCAAGAAACTTTCCTCTACTTCATATATTTGCCAactagtggtttagggtttcaattttggtagttttatgagaaATATTATGGTTTGAAGTGATGGTATGGAAAAATCCAGCTTTTATGGTGAAATTTCTGCCCTCATATGATGCTTGAGCTTGTCCATGTTTTGGTAGCTTTGCCATGTGATTTTCCAGCTTTTATATGCTTCTTTGGCCTCATACTAGAAATTTATAGCTTGTGATCATAACTTTTAACTTAGGGTttccaattttcagctttatgGTGGTTGGTGTTTGAGACAtgtgctatatttggatggtATTGTGGCCTTAAATAAGTGTATAGATGGCCTATCACTTGTGGTTGTGATTGAGGTTAAATTGAGATGAGATTGGGTGTTGATTTTAGGatggaaaataaagaaaacaaggggaagtgctgttgAAAATTTTCTGCAGGAACCTTGAGTAGTTTTGGAAACTCtattatatcttgatgtagaaaagtCAGAATCTTACAATGGTATCTCCtgagaaattgtaaccctttgagtctattttccaacggtataaagtttataaattttggacttaagaaacttgagatatgatttttcaaatagtatcgtgcaaaactggaaaatttctgttctCCTAGAACtgttcttactttcatttccaactttaagttaGAGTTGTTACACCATTTGGAGCTTGGTTTTATGAGTGGAATTGAGGgttaaatgaaaggaaatgagtttcttcaaatcattttaggTCGGACAATTTTTAACTCTATATTTTGAATGTCTTTTCTGATTTCTCCAAACGTTTGACTATAAGTGATACTCTTGTACTCTAAATGACTTTTGCAACGTTGATTAGTAAGTACATGAGGTTTACTCCTCGATTGGAACAAgcaaatattatattttgataggTTATACGGGTATAAAACTTGTAAATTGATGCATGTTCTAAATTAAGTATTGGAACCTCAATTTCTTCATATATTTTGGTTTTGTATTGCTAGTCATTTACTATAGTATGTGACCACAGGATTCGAGAGAGTTCAAGAGGACAAACTAGGGTTAAAGTGAAGGAttgcaattgattggtgagtgttccaactgcgTATTACATGCTCATTGTTGCTAGAAGTTGCTAGGTACTTGTTTTATTGTCtcataggcaagtgtgtactttatcgcacttgacctaactcgaTTAAACTTTGATATTCTGTTCAAGCATGTGCGACCATTTAATCATGACCGAAATctggccagaatccggccagaaactggccggattagAGGCAGTGAgcatcaagaaaatattaagCCTTCCCTGTCAATTCGGCCTTGAATCCGATTTTGGCCAGATATGTGGCcggatttgatgaagaaatttcttATTTCTGCAGTTTTCCTCAAGttttcttgtttgatcaggtttTTATAACCACCCAATTTCCAACTGTttggacttgaaatacttgaaatggtTGAAACATGATATGTTGAGCCTATTTGTGACTTGAACCtatttaggcgagtgtgctcttatgtACATTCAATTGACCTGACttgactaaacacttgatatctccTTCATACGtgaacaagtaacttgatttgtatgtgacctgtatattgacttgaaatacCTAAAATGCTTGAGAATGTGGATTGTTGGACATTATTGTGACTTGATTATGGCAAGGCAAATGTGTCCTTATTCGCACTCGACCTCCATGAACTTGAATTAATTGATCCTACATGCGGACTTACATGTTTATGTGTATGTTTGTAGACCGACTACAGCAGTTGAATAGTAGACTGGCTACTACCCTCTTGTAGCGGTTGAATTGTAGACCAACTACATCTTTCTTGTAGTGATTGAACTGGGCCTTGGACTCTATCCGAGACGTCGGGTAAGTGGAAACTAGGGTTACTCATGCGTATACGTGAATGTAGGTCGGCAACGGCTGAACTGAGCCCTCGTTAGACCTCTTGCTTTAGACCAGCCTCAGAGCGGTCGGGTAAGCTGGGAAATCTTGGGTAAAGGACAAGTTCCTAACTTGTTTATTCCTGACTGGAATTCATTACCTGAACTCTGATATTTTTTAATACGGAGCATTAAGTGGCAACTAACGTCTCCAATCATTTACTGCGTGAGCGTTGGATCACAGCCAACGACTCCATTACTGATTACTAAATACTTGGAGCTATAAGCCATATCCTGAATTACTGTATATCTGGGACTATAAGTCCAACCTAGGGTTAGTTGGTTGAATCGaaccagcaagggcttggtcgaggaaatcgATGAACCTTGGGTATTTCTTTGACGTtcaggcccggtagggggttgatcggtggacggaaattggtgtaaagtggagatctacggacgTTATACTTtcgtggttgacggagagtcaacgaacCTTGATCAAACTAATATGGAACTTGCTCCTGAGAGCAACCTATATCCTTTGCCGTGAATGTGTTCTTTACTGTACACTTTTGCATGATCTATTTGGCTACTTGTTTAACTATATGCTGGGTCATAATCTATTTGagtttgacttgtttcttgatatctGGGTATGGTATCTTGCCTAGTATTTTACTTGCTTagttacttggaacctcactgggtttttagctcattccatacaatttgttttccttacagggatgagaACATGAGAGATTGAATTGAGGAAGGCCTCAATTTCTTCTAAGTTGTTAGTTGCTCACGCGAGCACTTCATAGATGTTTAGCCGACTTGTTTGGTTTGAGATTTTTGCAAGTGTGACTCTTTGGCTATATTATAGATTGTGTGGACTTTGGAGATCCATGAGTGTATGTATATGTTAAAGgttgtaattaattttttttattgaggttttatttgtaaattttcatgaTACGTGACTGAGTCATGGCGAGAGTTaggtaggcggtccgccaaaccttTGGGTACgtcttagggagaggtggggctatTACAGATTGTCTTAGGTTTACATACTCAAGCTGAAAAACTTTGATAGCTAGTGTTGTTTTTCATGATAATTGTTTTTAATCACCAAGGTGAATATGAAATACTGATTGCTTGTCTGACAGGTATACCCGACCTGTATTGGGGCCCGACTAGGCCGATCAAGTGTAGTACTCATTGGATATATGAGTCGAATCTAGAATAAGCATAATTGAACAGGTCTGGATTCGAAATATTCAATTCTAGCCTAAACTCGACTCATTGATAGGCCTAGTAGCATCCAATATATCCTTCCCCCAAGTGGTCAGCAAGGTTGTGTTCAATGTCTTATGTTACCTTGCATTCATTTCAAACTAATTTCCATGCTCAAAGCTTTGAGCTTACAGAGCTGCCAAGGCAAAGACGAGAACAATTTTACTTTCTATTAACACAATGATAACTAATATTTATGTCTTAAGGAAGGGTACAACTAATCAAAACAAATCCCACCAAATAGAGTTAGGATCAATTTCTTCTATTAACTGGGGCTTAGATTTTATATGAATCCGATCGCCATCCAAGCTAGTCAAGGATGTATTCACATACATGTGATAGTTTCAATTGGTCTAATCGCGAGTACTCATGCTAAGGAGTTCAAATCGTTACTTCACGCAATAATTCAAGTTTTGGTTCATGATGTCCAAGAGtaaattagaacaaaaatgCAATTGGACTTAAGGGCCTCACAATCAAAACCTAGTTTGAGTTGAGGAAAATGCGGGTCTAATGGATCTGTGACCCGATCTATGCTCAAATCATCCATGCGGATTGGGTCCAGAAGGCTTCCCCATTTCGCATTTGCTCTGCATTGTTTCTAGAGTGAATCTGGCCTGAAATCCGTGGAAGAATCTGATTGTGAATTCAGTTTGTTAATTTTTAggttttttttctaatttttactCAATTTGTTAGGATTTTGTTTAATTACTTAATTGTTGATTATTAGAAATAAATGGTTAGCTATGTTAGCTATTTGTGCCACTAGATTAGTGGTCTAAGCAAAATAAATGATGTAATACATGTCCGGTTAAGATTTGGGTTAGTTTAGTAATTTGGCCTGCAAATAAGTCTTATTTTCAGTTGTAATGGAAGCAGACTTGATAATCAAGATTAAGAGTTTTCTCTTGGTTTCTTGGGAATTATTCTTGAATTCGTCTTGAGCATGTATTGGTGTTTTCAATTTGACTTATCGATCAAGGTCCGCACTTGATTGTGGCATTTTCTACCTTATACCAAGGttcttcaattatttttttgcatCGGGTTAAGATAATATCAAGGTTTGTATGTTAGGGTTCTTGTTCGGTCAAGGTCTCTGCAACCCTAAACTTGTCCATAAAATGATCTTGTGGCTTGTCTAGATATCGAGTTTTGTCACTCTTGGTGAGATTTGTATCAGGATTGAGTTCAGGTTCTACAAAAAAAACTCAACGTCTACTCTACATTCAATTTAAAGCGTCTAGCCTGCTTTGTTTGCTAGATTTTTCTAATGGATACCCAATAGACACTAATTAATACCTAAATTACAACTAACTTACCATGTTAATAGACAAAGTGATAATGAATGCATCCCCTTGCATTTAGATACTTTTTCGAATTATCtacatttttctaaaaattaacattttaaatCCTTTTAATGAGTGCCCAACTGGTACCCGTTGGCCATCattctttgttttcaaatttaaattcaactTTTTCTTATAATTTTGCATAATTAAAACTCAAATCCTTACATTAACTTAATAATACTGCAAAGTGACAAACATATTTAAGGTAATCACACATGAACAATTTGAGCTTGCTCATGAGTCTTGGAGTTGAATATTTCGTGGTCgaattttaattatatttaattattgAGGGAAAGCTTTTGTTTCTATTCAATTCAGGCACAGATAATTTAATATaaactcaagttttatgcaACCTAAATCAAGGATTTTGTTTTACCCACtatgaaattaaagaaaattggAGCCCTATGCTATTCACCTATATAGAGAGTTGAACAATAGAGAAGTTGAAGGCATTCATTCATACTTTACGTTAGTTAACAAAATGTCATACTTTATTAGGCTTGAAAGATGAATCATGctatttgaaattcaaattgagTTGGACTCGATTAGAGCTCTAAAGATCTTAATGTCCTTAATCCTTTAGTTTTGATGGTTAGCAAAACAAATGATAAAATAGCTAATGGTTTAAATGAGTTTTATGATAGATTACACTCAAGGATACATGAATTGCACatcagaaaagagaaaaaaaaaaaagaaaaatgagccaaAAGCTAGAAAATGATCTCCACTAGGGTGTGtttgtttggaaggaaaaggtTTTCCGGAAAACattttccatattttcttttgtttggttgtgaattattttgggaaaataatttcCGATAGAAAATCAATTACACCCAGCGGAGGAAAACAACTTCCTCATCTGTCTTTGTGAAGTTATTTTCCTTCCTGAAAAGCAGTCTTCTTTTCGCAGCGACATCTCCTCATCTCCGGCAAATAAAAGCTTTCAGTCCAACCAAAAGCCTCCGGCGACATCTCATCAGCAAACAAATCCCTCCTTCTTCGCAGGCGGCATCTCCAACTCCGACAAAGACCCAATTTCGGAGGTAACAGAtcatctccctctctctctctctctctctctctctctctctctctcatttttaaAAGCTGCCAATATCAACGGTCATGTGTGGATGCGTTTGTGtgagtgtgagtttgtgtggtCCATTTCTCTAGTCATCGGAACTAGACTTTGCCATTGCGAAGCATAAAAACAAATGTAGCATCATTGTATCACACTAACCTTGCACGATTGACCATTCTCCTTTCTTACAGGTTACGGGAAAAGAGTATATTAGGCCAGGTGGGATGCCATAAGATCCATCCGAGCAAACTCCCATGGATACCCAAGTCCCCTGAAGGAAAGCCATGAGAGGGAATTAAGATTCTTGCACAATGAAAGAGGGAAACCCTTCAAGTGAATTCAACCTTTGGAGTTCCAAGAACCCAGTCATGGATCTGATCACAAGCAGCGCTTGCGGCAGATAGCACACTGGACAGCTTTCTGGCTTTAATGATTTCTGCTCCACGCTGCTGCACTGTCGTGATGAACTCCGTATTCAGCCTGACACATTCAACCGGTATAGAAAACTTATTAATATAAGAGAAAAACGATAGCAAATTATTTATGAAATGCAGCAAGATTGATTATTTCTCCTTGGAGGAAATGCAGAGAAAAGCTTGCCATTGATCATCAGACACAACTTCTCTCACAGGCTTCCACCCCTTGCCAGTGTTTACAGTCGCGTGATTGGCGTCTGGATACTGAGTTGAGGAATGATTCCCCCAAATGATCACGTTCTTTACATCCCCAACATGGACTTTTAGCCTCTCTGAAATATGGATGAGGGCGAAAGTGCTATTCTGCTAGAACTCCTCTTTGTAGATTGACATTTGCACAAGGCTGCATGATGCTAAATTTTTGGCCTAGCACCAGCAGTCTGTCTCTGTACTGAGCTGCTGTACATATTAAGGTGGTTTATTGGTAATTGGCCTTGGACTTTGCTAATCGAAAGCTCCATTGGTCGGCAGCAAGAATTAACAAATTATGAATAAATCCAAGATTCCATTAATAATTCCATTTAAGAATTCATGGTATAATATGAATAGATATTTTATAGAAATGATAATTTGATTataatggatagaaactaaaattAACTTGTAATGAAATAAATGTTTTGAgagtaaaaaaaatatttgcaacatatcaacaaatatatcagaaaatattttcagtgaCAAACCAAACAccggaaaattatgaaaaaaggaatttggaaaatattttcacttaataACCAAACACTGGAAAATTATGGGGAAGGAAGTGATTTTCCAGGAAAATGACTTcgatggaaaatattttccctaggaaaatattttcagtccaACCAAACGGACCCTAAGTGTCTCTTTACAAATTAGGTGAAACAATAACCAAAGGGAGACTTGAAAAAAGTTCAGGAATGGATGTAGGC
It contains:
- the LOC113766414 gene encoding malate dehydrogenase, cytoplasmic-like yields the protein MELSISKVQGQLPINHLNMYSSSNSTFALIHISERLKVHVGDVKNVIIWGNHSSTQYPDANHATVNTGKGWKPVREVVSDDQWLNTEFITTVQQRGAEIIKARKLSSVLSAASAACDQIHDWVLGTPKGTWVSMGVCSDGSYGIPPGLIYSFPVTCKKGEWSIVQG